The window AGCAGTATAAACAAATCTGTTGAATTAAATATAAAAGAGTTGGGATATATAAGTACAATTAAATAACAAAATTACAGTATCACATAATTTATATCAATATAAAACAACAGAGAGGTGATTTACAATAGGAATAAAGGAATTGGACTTTAATGTAATTGAATTAGGTATTGGAATACCCTTTACTAAAGATAGTCCTACAGAAAAAATTAACTTTAAAACATCATACCTGTTTACACATAATGATGAGAGATGGAATAGCAAGCCAGATAGACAAAGCTTTTTTAAAGAAAAAATTGAAATGGATTTACATTGTATATCCCATGTGGATGCAATAAATCACAGAGCACAAAATAAGATTGGTTTTAAAGGCTCAAAATATGAAAGTGAACCATCTACTTATCAAAATGGTGCTGATACTATTCCAATAATTAGAGGAAAGGCCTTGATGCTTGACTTTCCAAAGTTTCTGAAAGTAGATATTTTAAAAGAAGAAAATGAAATTACTGTAAATTTAATTGAAAAATGCCTGAATTTTCAGGGGACTGGCATAGATGACTACAAAATAATATTAATACGGACAGGCCATATAGTGCACTGGAAAAACGGAGAATATGATAAGTATTTTGAAAAAGAAGTTGGCTTGAATGTTGAAGCAATAACATGGTTGGCAGAAAAAAATATTATTGCTGTTGGTGCAGATAATTTTGCAGTTGAAAACATACCTACTAAAGAAAACAGTTATTCAAATTTTTATCCCGGACATAAGAAGTTCCTAGGAGAGAAGGGCATTTATATAATTGAAAATTTAGATCTCGATGATTTGTCGGCAAGGAAAATAAATAGATTTTATTTTATTGCCGCCCCGATTCGATTTAAAAATGCTTCTGCGGCACTGATAAATCCTATTGCTCTTTTGTAACAGTCACAAAGATAAAGAGAAGAAGTGCTGCTTATAGAATTAAGCGAGGTGTAAAATAGGTGAGATATATTTTTATAGATAAAATTAAGAACATAGATAAGGCATCTATTGAAGGAAGTAAGTTTTTATGTCTGAATGAGGATATATTTAAAGACCACTTTCCAAATTACCCAATGCTGCCGGCTGCCTTAATGGTAGAGGCTTCTATCCAGTTGGGAAGGATATTTATTTGGAAGGAATCAGATTTCAGATACACGTTACTGCCGGTTTCTTTTGAAAAATTTAAATTTTATAATGTAATTACGCCAGGTAATATTCTCGACATATCATTGAGTATAAACAATCAGGAGAAAATTGAATACAGCATTAATAATATTATAAGTTTAAAAACAACAGGATATTACAATGAAAAAAAGTGTTTTCAAGGTGTGATTGCATTTAATATTATGTCTTTTGAAAAATTACATAACGAAAAAAAGTGCAGAGAATACCTTGACTTTCTCATATCAAATTACCAAAATGACAAGAATGTAATTTAAGAAAAGAGGTGAGTTTAGTGGGGGAATGTCGCTTATTTATATTTCCCTGCTACGCATATTATGGAAATTAGTTTCTCTGATAAGGTTGTTATTATAACAGGAGGCAGTAGGGGAATAGGTAAGGATTTGGTGAGAGCATTTGCGCAAGCCAATGCAAAGGTGTATTTTACATACCTGACTAATGGGGAAAAGGCTCAGAACGTGGTAGATGAATTTAGCAGAAGATATGCTGCGACAATTAAGGCAAACGCAGTAGACGGGAGGTCAAAGGAAGACGTTCACAATTTTATTGAAACAGTTATTACTGAAAACAAGAAGATTGATGTCTTAATCAATAGTGCAGGATATATACCAAGAGGTTTGTTTCTTAACACTTCAGAGGATGTATGGAAAAATGCAATAGAGTCTAACGTAAGCAGTATTTATAATTATTGTACCAATGTGTTGAAATATATGCTACTGGAGAAAGGCGGATGCATTATTAATATATCATCAGTTTCTGCACATTTTCCGGCAAAAGGGCAGGCAGCATATAGTGCTTCAAAAGGTGCAATTGAGTCATTAACAAAAGCTCTTGCACTAGAGTATGGGAAATATAATATAAGAGTAAATACTATTGCTCCCGGTCTTGTTGAAACGGAAGTTGTAAAAACAATCTCAAATCAGGTAAAACAGGAAATTCTGAAACGAACTCCGCTTGGAAGATTCGGAAGGGCAGAAGATGTTAGTAATACTGCTCTCTTTCTGGCAAGTGAAAATGCATCGTATATAACAGGCACGCAGCTTTTGGTTACAGGTGGAAGGCATCTGGATTAGTTTTTGAGAGATCTTATCGAGCAAGATAGGGGGAGTTTTTGTGAAAAGAAAAGTGGTAATATCCGGCGTGGAGTGCATTACGTCCTTGGGAAAAGATGTCGAGACTACATGGAGGGCTTTAACGGATGGCGTTTCAGGCATAAGTAAAATTGACAGAATTGATAATGTAGAAAAATATCAATGCCAATTTGGCGGTGAGATAAAAAAATTCAATGCTAAGAAGTCAGGATTAACTGGAACAAATACAATGTTAAGGTATAATCAATATGAATTATTTACAATATTTAAAGCTGTAACAGACTATGGTTGGCTGAGTGATTTAAAGGAAGATACCATTAACTGTCCAGTTTTCTTTGGAAATCAGTGTATAAATCTTGATGAAGAATTATTTGATACCCTAATAGCTATATCCGGCGAAAATGCCCACAGCTTGGATTTTTCAAAAATTGGAAGTAATTTGCAACGGTTTCCACCTTTAAACGGAGTTAAGCTTTTGCCAACGTTGCCTACTCATTTTACAGCAAAAAAGTATAACCTGCATGGAAGTGCAAATGTTTCTTATGCAGGGGAAAGCTCTTCCATTGAAGCTCTTTTGAGAGCAGCTGTAAATATTGAAATGGGGTATTATGAAAAAGCTATAGTTGCTTCCACTTTTAGTCCTTTTTCAGCGCATGAATTTCTTTGGCTAAGCGATTCGAATATAGCTAAGAAAACATCAATGGGCAATAGTCCTAATAAATTGATATATCCTTTTGACAGAAGGCATGATGGCATTATATTTGGAGAAGGTTCCGGGGTGATTTTAATTGAAAGTGAAGAGAACGCCCGAAAGAATGGACGAACTATACTTGCCAATATAAAGGGAGGTTCAACGAACATTTTCCCAGGAGATGACTTTTATGAACTAACAAAACATGGATTTATTAAAAATATTGAAGCAACATTAAGTGATTGCTCAATCAGAAATACAGACATTGATATTATTTATTGCAGTGCTCCATCATATCCTCAATGGGATAATGCCGAAATAGAAGCAATTGATGAAATGTGGGGAAGAGACTCAGTGCAGGTGACATCATCAAAAGCAAATATTGGGTTTCTGAGTTGTGCAGCAGGATTAATAGATTGTATATTTGCAGTACAATCAATAAATGAAAATAAATTTGCTAAAACTTTGAACTTTGAACAGTTGGATAACGATTTACATATTGACTGCAATAAGTATTTTAATGCCAAAGTAGATAACATCCAGAGATGTTTAATTAACAGTGCAGGGTCAGGAGCCCATTATAGTTCTATAATTTTAGAAAAAGGGTGTGTGTAGAATTGACAGATAAAATAGTTATAACAGGAATAAGTGCAGTTACTCCTCTTGGAAATAGCTTAGAAGAAATCACAAAAAACCTGATAAACGGGAAATCTGGAATGGGATATGTTACCCGCTATGAATTAAATGGCTTTCCTGTAAGGCATGGGGGAGTTGTTGATATTAAGGATTTAGAGACTATTGAATATCCATACAATGAAAATATACAATTTAAACTGTTTTACTATTGTTTAAAAAAGTTGAATGAAGAGTTTAAAGACAGTTACGAAGCTAACAGAATGGGTTGCATAATAGGTACAAATCCTAATATTGCAACTATTAATGATGTTCAGTTTTTAGGCGACAAATATATGAAAAAGAAACTGTCGGAATCCGAAGAAGATACTCAGGATAAAGCATATGTAAATAAAATGATTAATATAAATCCCTCTCTGCTTTTGTACTATGCAGCCAAGGATTTTAATATCAACGGGCCATGCCTTTGCAATTTTGGTACATGCTCTGCATCTACCCAAGCTATAGGGGATTCATACCGCCTTTTAAAAAGAGGAAAGATAGATCTTGCAGTATGTGGTGGAATATCCATGAATTTAGACCCTATCGCAATAGCAAGATTATGCAGGTTGAATGCATTGGAATTGACGAAGGATGATGTTACTGAAAATTGTACACCTTTTGACAAACGGAGGTCAGGGTTTACTATTGGAGAGGGAGCAATTTTATTTACTTTAGAGAGGGAAAAAGACGCAATTAAAAGAAATGCAGAAATTTTTGCAGAATTAAAGGGATACGGTGCAGCCATGGACGGGTTTTCATTGACAGACCCGCATGAGGAGGCACTTGGAATGAGTCTTTCCATGATAAGAGCTTTGGAAGATGCAAAATTGAATATTCAAGATATTGACTATTTAAATGCCCATGGAACAGCTACAAAGAAGAATGATAAATATGAAACAATTGCCATTAAAAAGGTTTTCAAAGAGTATGCAAATCAATTGAATATAAGCTCAACAAAATCCATGCATGGACATTTGTTAACTGCGGGTGGGGCTATGGAGTTACTCGTATGTATAATGGGAATTAAGAATGAATTTATTCCGCCAACTATAAACTATAAACTTGAAGATCCCGAATGTGATTTATCATATACTCCAAATGCATTAATAAATAAAAAATTATTGAATGTTTTGACCAATTCTTTTGGGCTTGGGGGAATAAATGCTTCGTTAGTTGTATCAAAGTATATATGATACGAAAGACTTAAAAAATGATTATAAGGAGACCAAATTAATGTTAGAAAAGCACATTCCAAATCCGGATATTATATATCCAAGACAAAATGATAAAAGTACATGTTACCTTAAAAATGTAGTGAAAAAGTCCAATGTTAATATAGGCGACTTTACATTTTACAATGATTTTTACAACTCTCCGGAGGAGTTTGAGAAAAATAATATTCTATATCACTACCCCATTAATGGAGACAAACTTATAATAGGTAAGTTTTGTTCCATAGCATGTGGTGCAAAGTTTATATTTAACAGTGCAAATCATACTTTGAGTTCATGTACAACGTTTCCTTTTCCTATTTTTTATGAAGAATGGGACAAAACGATTAAGGTAACAGAAGCTTGGGACAATAAGGGAGATATCGTTGTTGGAAATGATGTATGGATAGGTTTTGATGCAATTATTATGGCCGGAGTACATATAGGAGATGGGGCTATTATAGGTACAAGAGCTGTTGTAACAAAAGATGTACCACCGTATACAATAGTGGGAGGTGTTCCTGCAAAAAAAATCAGGCAAAGATTTGATGATACGATTGTAAAAGACCTGCTGGAAATTAAATGGTGGGATTGGAGTATAGAAAAAATACAGTCCAATTTAACTGCAATCAGAAAGATGGATATAGAGAAGCTTAAAAGTTAGGAAGTTAGGAGCTGGTGCAATGATAGCTACCCTTGTTTATGATGGTGATATTAAAACTCAGAATAGTGAAATAATACACAATTTATTATTAGACCTATTTTTACAAAAAAATATTGAAGTCAAACTCTTTGAAGTAAATAGAAATAACATAAGAAACTGTATGGGGTGTAATGGATGCTGGATAGTAACTCCAGGGGAATGTGTAATTGAGGATTCGTTAAACAACATAAATAAATCATATGTAAAATCTGACTTGGTTGTTTACCTTACGCCTGTCGTTTTTGGGCAATACAGTTCTGCAATAAAAAATGTGATGGACAGGTTTATTCCAAATGTTCTGCCTTTTTTTGAAGAAAAGAATGGTGCCACTGTTCATCCTAGCAGATATGAAAAATATCCTAGACAAATATTGATAGGCTATGGTGATGACATAACTGAGGAAGAGAGGGATACATTTTTCACTTTAACAAGCGGAAAATATAACAAAAACTTTGACAAAGTTTTATTAACAGCTTTAGAAAAGGATAATCAAGAAATTATAAGTCACATTTTATAGATACTGGAGGAAGTTTATTTGAGAAATATTTGTTTTATTAATGGAAGTCCAAAAGGTGAAAAGGCAAATTCCTATTTCTTTATAAAAAAGCTTCAAAACGCTATGAATGATACAAATTATAATAAATATTTTATTCATGCTGCTTCAAGTATTTATTCCGGTAAATGGGAAGGGGATTTTAATACAATGGATACAGCAGATGTTTTAATTTTTTCTTTTCCGCTTTATATTTATTGTGTACCGGGCTTATTAATGAGATTTCTTGAAGATTATTATATTCATATTAAGGGGCAGAGCAATTTTTATAAGGATATACGGGTGTATGCGGTTTTAAATTGTGCTTTTCCAGAACCGATGATAACTAATGAAGCTATTAGAGTAATAAAGAATTTCTGTTTGAGGTCAGGTCTTAAGTGGAGATTTTCTATTTCAATAGGGGCAGGAGGTTTGGTTGGAGCATCTGAAAAAATAAAGTTTATGGACAGCTTATGCACAAAGGTGTATGATTCACTGTACGAAATTAATAGGGACATTGAGACAGAGGCTACTGTAGCTGTTGAAAATAAATATGCTGCACCCAGTTCCTCAATATTATTATACGGAAGGATGGGTAAAACCAACTGGATAAAAGCC of the Ruminiclostridium papyrosolvens DSM 2782 genome contains:
- a CDS encoding cyclase family protein, which codes for MDFNVIELGIGIPFTKDSPTEKINFKTSYLFTHNDERWNSKPDRQSFFKEKIEMDLHCISHVDAINHRAQNKIGFKGSKYESEPSTYQNGADTIPIIRGKALMLDFPKFLKVDILKEENEITVNLIEKCLNFQGTGIDDYKIILIRTGHIVHWKNGEYDKYFEKEVGLNVEAITWLAEKNIIAVGADNFAVENIPTKENSYSNFYPGHKKFLGEKGIYIIENLDLDDLSARKINRFYFIAAPIRFKNASAALINPIALL
- a CDS encoding 3-hydroxyacyl-ACP dehydratase FabZ family protein, which codes for MRYIFIDKIKNIDKASIEGSKFLCLNEDIFKDHFPNYPMLPAALMVEASIQLGRIFIWKESDFRYTLLPVSFEKFKFYNVITPGNILDISLSINNQEKIEYSINNIISLKTTGYYNEKKCFQGVIAFNIMSFEKLHNEKKCREYLDFLISNYQNDKNVI
- a CDS encoding flavodoxin family protein; amino-acid sequence: MIATLVYDGDIKTQNSEIIHNLLLDLFLQKNIEVKLFEVNRNNIRNCMGCNGCWIVTPGECVIEDSLNNINKSYVKSDLVVYLTPVVFGQYSSAIKNVMDRFIPNVLPFFEEKNGATVHPSRYEKYPRQILIGYGDDITEEERDTFFTLTSGKYNKNFDKVLLTALEKDNQEIISHIL
- a CDS encoding beta-ketoacyl-[acyl-carrier-protein] synthase family protein gives rise to the protein MTDKIVITGISAVTPLGNSLEEITKNLINGKSGMGYVTRYELNGFPVRHGGVVDIKDLETIEYPYNENIQFKLFYYCLKKLNEEFKDSYEANRMGCIIGTNPNIATINDVQFLGDKYMKKKLSESEEDTQDKAYVNKMININPSLLLYYAAKDFNINGPCLCNFGTCSASTQAIGDSYRLLKRGKIDLAVCGGISMNLDPIAIARLCRLNALELTKDDVTENCTPFDKRRSGFTIGEGAILFTLEREKDAIKRNAEIFAELKGYGAAMDGFSLTDPHEEALGMSLSMIRALEDAKLNIQDIDYLNAHGTATKKNDKYETIAIKKVFKEYANQLNISSTKSMHGHLLTAGGAMELLVCIMGIKNEFIPPTINYKLEDPECDLSYTPNALINKKLLNVLTNSFGLGGINASLVVSKYI
- a CDS encoding SDR family NAD(P)-dependent oxidoreductase, coding for MEISFSDKVVIITGGSRGIGKDLVRAFAQANAKVYFTYLTNGEKAQNVVDEFSRRYAATIKANAVDGRSKEDVHNFIETVITENKKIDVLINSAGYIPRGLFLNTSEDVWKNAIESNVSSIYNYCTNVLKYMLLEKGGCIINISSVSAHFPAKGQAAYSASKGAIESLTKALALEYGKYNIRVNTIAPGLVETEVVKTISNQVKQEILKRTPLGRFGRAEDVSNTALFLASENASYITGTQLLVTGGRHLD
- a CDS encoding CatB-related O-acetyltransferase, whose protein sequence is MLEKHIPNPDIIYPRQNDKSTCYLKNVVKKSNVNIGDFTFYNDFYNSPEEFEKNNILYHYPINGDKLIIGKFCSIACGAKFIFNSANHTLSSCTTFPFPIFYEEWDKTIKVTEAWDNKGDIVVGNDVWIGFDAIIMAGVHIGDGAIIGTRAVVTKDVPPYTIVGGVPAKKIRQRFDDTIVKDLLEIKWWDWSIEKIQSNLTAIRKMDIEKLKS
- a CDS encoding NAD(P)H-dependent oxidoreductase encodes the protein MRNICFINGSPKGEKANSYFFIKKLQNAMNDTNYNKYFIHAASSIYSGKWEGDFNTMDTADVLIFSFPLYIYCVPGLLMRFLEDYYIHIKGQSNFYKDIRVYAVLNCAFPEPMITNEAIRVIKNFCLRSGLKWRFSISIGAGGLVGASEKIKFMDSLCTKVYDSLYEINRDIETEATVAVENKYAAPSSSILLYGRMGKTNWIKAAMKNGLSEEDLYKKPYW
- a CDS encoding beta-ketoacyl-[acyl-carrier-protein] synthase family protein, yielding MKRKVVISGVECITSLGKDVETTWRALTDGVSGISKIDRIDNVEKYQCQFGGEIKKFNAKKSGLTGTNTMLRYNQYELFTIFKAVTDYGWLSDLKEDTINCPVFFGNQCINLDEELFDTLIAISGENAHSLDFSKIGSNLQRFPPLNGVKLLPTLPTHFTAKKYNLHGSANVSYAGESSSIEALLRAAVNIEMGYYEKAIVASTFSPFSAHEFLWLSDSNIAKKTSMGNSPNKLIYPFDRRHDGIIFGEGSGVILIESEENARKNGRTILANIKGGSTNIFPGDDFYELTKHGFIKNIEATLSDCSIRNTDIDIIYCSAPSYPQWDNAEIEAIDEMWGRDSVQVTSSKANIGFLSCAAGLIDCIFAVQSINENKFAKTLNFEQLDNDLHIDCNKYFNAKVDNIQRCLINSAGSGAHYSSIILEKGCV